A single region of the Streptococcus macedonicus ACA-DC 198 genome encodes:
- a CDS encoding Substrate-specific component MtsA of methionine-regulated ECF transporter, with protein sequence MKSNSIKTVVATGIGAALFIIIGTLINIPTPIPNTNIQLQYAVIALFAVIYGPTVGFFSGFIGHALKDALQYGSPWWTWVLVSGLIGLAIGLLAKKINIEKSPLTAKDYVWFNAVQIIANVVGWTLIAPYGDILIYSEPASKVFAQGILSAVINSLTIAIGGSLLLAVYSKTRTQSGSLTKD encoded by the coding sequence ATGAAAAGTAATTCGATAAAAACCGTTGTTGCGACAGGGATTGGGGCAGCCTTGTTCATTATCATTGGAACTTTGATTAACATTCCAACGCCCATCCCAAATACCAATATTCAATTACAATATGCCGTAATTGCTCTTTTTGCTGTGATTTATGGTCCGACAGTTGGTTTCTTTTCTGGTTTTATTGGACATGCTCTAAAAGATGCCCTTCAATATGGTTCACCTTGGTGGACATGGGTGCTTGTTAGTGGCTTGATTGGCTTGGCTATTGGCTTATTAGCTAAGAAAATCAATATTGAAAAAAGTCCTTTGACTGCAAAAGATTATGTTTGGTTTAATGCCGTACAGATTATTGCTAATGTTGTTGGCTGGACTTTGATTGCCCCTTACGGTGACATTTTGATTTACAGCGAACCAGCAAGCAAAGTTTTCGCTCAAGGTATTTTATCAGCAGTTATCAACAGTTTGACAATCGCTATTGGTGGTTCGCTTTTGCTTGCCGTGTATTCTAAAACACGCACGCAATCAGGCAGCCTAACCAAAGATTAA
- the sstT gene encoding Serine/threonine transporter sstT encodes MRHFISVWNRTSLIKRIIIGVILGLILGVAFPKLSGIGILGDLFVGGLKAVAPLLVFVLVANALSQHEKGQKTNMSTVVGLYLVGTLAAAIVAILVNYIFPLKLTLDNVAESDLSAPEGVAEVFKDLLLKVVDNPVNAIASANYIGVLAWAVVFGLAMRNASQQTKDLLQTMTEVTSQVVRWIINLAPFGILGLVFNAISDNGIGILTNYGFLIVTLVGTMLFVALVVNPLIAFVMIRQNPYPLVLRCLKESGLTAFFTRSSAANIPVNMKLCEDLGLNKDTYSVSIPLGATINMAGAAITINVLTLAAVNTLGISVDFPTAFLLSVISAVSACGASGVAGGSLLLIPVACSLFGISNEIAMQVVGVGFIVGVVQDSCETALNSSTDVLFTAVAEKSVWGKNKKAKHS; translated from the coding sequence ATGAGACATTTTATTAGCGTTTGGAATAGGACTAGTCTAATCAAACGTATTATTATCGGAGTTATCCTTGGTTTAATTCTGGGAGTAGCCTTTCCAAAATTATCAGGAATTGGTATTTTAGGAGATTTATTTGTAGGTGGTCTTAAAGCTGTAGCACCATTATTGGTTTTTGTTTTGGTTGCCAATGCTTTATCACAACATGAAAAAGGACAAAAGACCAATATGTCAACGGTTGTCGGCCTTTATCTTGTTGGGACACTAGCTGCGGCGATAGTGGCAATATTAGTTAACTACATTTTCCCGTTGAAATTGACATTAGACAATGTAGCAGAATCGGATTTATCAGCACCAGAAGGGGTAGCAGAAGTTTTCAAAGACCTCTTGCTCAAAGTTGTGGATAACCCTGTTAATGCTATCGCATCTGCTAACTATATCGGAGTGCTAGCGTGGGCGGTTGTCTTTGGGCTTGCAATGCGCAATGCTAGCCAACAAACGAAAGACTTACTACAAACCATGACAGAAGTAACGTCGCAGGTTGTGCGTTGGATTATTAATTTAGCGCCATTTGGTATTTTAGGTTTGGTCTTTAACGCCATTTCTGATAATGGTATTGGTATTCTGACTAATTATGGTTTCTTGATTGTAACTCTAGTTGGAACAATGCTTTTTGTGGCTCTGGTGGTCAATCCATTAATTGCATTTGTGATGATTCGTCAAAATCCTTACCCACTTGTTCTTCGTTGTTTGAAAGAATCTGGTTTGACAGCCTTCTTTACGCGTAGTTCAGCGGCAAATATCCCTGTCAATATGAAACTTTGTGAAGATTTAGGCTTGAATAAAGACACTTATTCGGTATCTATTCCTCTCGGAGCGACAATCAATATGGCTGGCGCAGCGATTACGATTAACGTCCTAACACTTGCTGCGGTTAACACTCTTGGAATTAGTGTTGATTTTCCAACAGCTTTCTTATTGAGTGTGATTTCAGCGGTATCTGCTTGTGGTGCTTCTGGTGTGGCAGGGGGGTCTCTCCTATTGATTCCAGTTGCATGTAGTTTATTTGGCATTTCAAATGAGATTGCTATGCAAGTTGTTGGTGTTGGGTTTATTGTTGGTGTTGTCCAAGATTCTTGTGAAACAGCGCTTAACTCATCAACGGACGTTCTTTTTACAGCGGTAGCTGAAAAATCTGTCTGGGGTAAAAACAAAAAAGCAAAACATAGCTAA
- the braB gene encoding Branched-chain amino acid transport system carrier protein encodes MKPFKNIYVIIGFMLFALFFGAGNLIYPAFLGIYSGSNLALAILGFCLTGVTLPLLGVVAVAYSGASDVEDFARPVSRHYALLFSIALYLSIGPFFAIPRTGATSFSIGIQPILGDSISVKIAYGLFFFGLSYILAIKPSKIADRIGKYLTPALLIILAILVIASFIKPAGDIGTAYNAANDISNAFKDVPFVAGLIQGYGTMDALASLAFAIIVIDASKQHGAKNQSEVALLTFKSGIIATVLLALIYIFVARIGATSQSLFTFTNGQFTFNGAAIDGGNVLGQAAYFYLGSIGRAVLAAAIFLACLTTATGLITACAEYFHKLQPKLSHVAWASIFTLIALFFYFGSLSELIKWSLPVLYLLYPLTVVIVLLVLLAKFFNNSPIVYRLTIGFTVIPALYDAFSTLSTMTGLFTLPTSLVEFFTTIVPFGQFSMGWISFALVGFILSIFITKVKKA; translated from the coding sequence ATGAAACCTTTTAAAAATATTTATGTCATTATCGGTTTCATGTTATTTGCTCTATTTTTTGGAGCGGGTAACCTTATTTACCCTGCCTTTTTAGGCATTTATTCTGGAAGTAACTTAGCATTGGCTATTCTTGGCTTCTGCTTGACAGGCGTCACCCTGCCATTGCTTGGAGTTGTTGCTGTTGCTTATTCTGGTGCCAGCGACGTCGAGGATTTTGCACGCCCTGTTTCGCGCCATTATGCCTTGTTATTTTCAATTGCCCTCTATTTGTCAATTGGACCTTTCTTTGCGATTCCAAGGACAGGTGCTACGTCATTTTCGATTGGGATCCAACCAATTTTAGGTGATAGCATTAGCGTAAAAATTGCTTACGGTTTGTTCTTTTTTGGTCTTTCTTACATTTTAGCCATTAAACCAAGCAAAATTGCTGACCGCATTGGGAAATATTTGACACCTGCGCTTCTTATCATTCTTGCAATCTTGGTGATTGCTTCCTTTATCAAACCAGCCGGTGATATTGGTACTGCTTATAACGCCGCTAATGATATTAGTAATGCCTTTAAAGATGTACCTTTTGTTGCGGGGCTCATTCAAGGATATGGTACAATGGACGCTCTTGCTTCCCTTGCTTTTGCCATTATTGTTATCGATGCTAGTAAACAACACGGTGCCAAAAATCAGTCAGAAGTCGCTCTTTTGACCTTCAAATCTGGGATCATTGCAACCGTATTGCTTGCGCTTATTTACATTTTTGTGGCTCGTATCGGCGCAACATCACAAAGCTTATTTACATTTACTAACGGACAATTTACATTTAATGGCGCTGCTATCGATGGCGGAAATGTTCTGGGACAAGCAGCTTATTTCTATCTTGGAAGCATTGGACGAGCAGTTCTTGCGGCAGCGATTTTCCTTGCTTGTTTAACAACAGCAACAGGGCTAATCACAGCCTGCGCGGAATATTTCCACAAACTACAACCAAAATTGTCTCACGTTGCTTGGGCAAGTATCTTTACCTTGATTGCTTTATTCTTCTACTTTGGTAGTCTTTCTGAGTTGATTAAATGGTCACTGCCAGTTCTTTACCTTCTCTACCCACTTACAGTCGTGATTGTACTTTTGGTACTCCTTGCTAAATTCTTCAATAATAGTCCAATTGTTTATCGATTAACCATTGGTTTCACCGTTATTCCAGCACTTTATGATGCCTTTTCAACATTATCTACAATGACTGGATTATTCACACTTCCAACAAGTCTCGTTGAATTCTTCACAACAATTGTTCCATTCGGACAATTCTCAATGGGGTGGATTAGCTTTGCCCTCGTCGGCTTCATTCTTAGCATATTTATCACAAAAGTCAAAAAAGCATAG
- a CDS encoding Rrf2-linked NADH-flavin reductase codes for MKIAVVAANGKAGQLIVEEALNRGHDVTAVVRSFNKSKAQKVIEKDLFDLTKEDLAGFDVVVDAFWAWTEDQLHLHSESQKHLADLLSGTDTRLMIVGGAGSLYVNPEHTVQLVDTPEFPAVFKPLANAQRQSLAEIRERNDVKWTFVSPAADFQADGNRTGQYILAGEELTTNDKGKCIISYADYAIGFVDEIENSKHIKERISLLGK; via the coding sequence ATGAAAATTGCAGTAGTTGCCGCAAATGGTAAAGCAGGTCAATTGATCGTTGAAGAAGCGCTTAATCGCGGACATGATGTCACGGCAGTTGTTCGTAGTTTTAATAAATCAAAAGCTCAGAAAGTTATTGAAAAAGACTTATTTGACTTAACAAAAGAAGATTTGGCTGGCTTTGATGTGGTTGTGGATGCTTTTTGGGCTTGGACAGAAGACCAACTTCATCTTCACAGCGAGTCACAAAAGCATTTAGCAGATTTGTTGTCAGGAACAGATACACGCTTGATGATTGTTGGTGGTGCAGGAAGTCTTTATGTCAATCCTGAACACACCGTACAATTGGTTGACACACCAGAATTTCCTGCTGTTTTCAAACCATTGGCTAATGCGCAACGTCAATCATTGGCAGAAATTCGTGAACGCAATGATGTCAAATGGACATTTGTTAGCCCAGCAGCAGATTTCCAAGCTGACGGTAACCGTACAGGGCAATATATTCTTGCTGGTGAAGAATTAACCACAAACGATAAGGGTAAATGTATTATCAGCTACGCAGATTATGCTATTGGCTTTGTTGATGAAATTGAAAATAGCAAACACATCAAAGAACGCATCAGTTTACTTGGAAAATAA
- a CDS encoding Rrf2 family transcriptional regulator, group III translates to MPYSARLATSVHILLAIYHFENKEKVTSTFLANSIQTNPVIVRNLLGKLQKAELVKVEAGVGGAHLTKAPQELTFWDIFQAVEDKNKPIFKANDDTNPNCPVGRVVNSVLQPRIDVVQENFKASLENITLASLITDMDNKIAQNNH, encoded by the coding sequence ATGCCTTACTCTGCACGATTAGCGACTTCTGTCCATATCCTATTAGCTATTTATCATTTTGAAAATAAAGAAAAAGTGACATCTACCTTTCTCGCTAACAGTATCCAAACCAATCCTGTGATTGTCCGAAATTTATTGGGTAAATTACAAAAAGCTGAACTCGTAAAGGTAGAAGCTGGTGTTGGCGGAGCGCATTTGACAAAAGCACCTCAAGAACTCACTTTTTGGGATATTTTTCAAGCAGTCGAAGATAAAAACAAGCCTATTTTTAAAGCTAATGATGATACCAACCCAAATTGTCCAGTTGGTCGCGTGGTGAACTCCGTTTTACAACCACGTATTGATGTGGTTCAAGAAAATTTTAAAGCTTCTCTCGAGAATATCACTCTTGCTAGTCTCATTACAGACATGGACAATAAAATAGCACAAAACAATCATTAA
- the metI gene encoding Methionine ABC transporter permease protein, with protein MMEWIETNLPNVYRIGWEGTNSWSDAFSATLYMTGWSFVIGGILGLLMGLFLVLTGPNGVLSNRIGFKILDIFTSIVRAIPFIILLAILKGFTYAIVGTNLGRTAALIPLSAATFAFYARQVQVVFSEMDRGVIEAAQASGATLWDIIKIYLSECLPELIRVSTVTLISLIGETAMAGAIGAGGLGYIAIYYGYNRSATDVTIVATICILILVFIIQFIGDFLTKKLSHK; from the coding sequence ATGATGGAATGGATTGAGACAAATTTACCAAATGTTTACCGCATTGGTTGGGAAGGAACGAATTCTTGGTCAGATGCCTTTTCAGCAACGCTTTATATGACTGGCTGGTCATTTGTGATTGGTGGTATTTTAGGGCTTTTAATGGGATTATTTTTAGTTCTAACTGGACCAAATGGTGTGCTTAGCAATCGTATTGGGTTTAAAATTTTAGATATTTTCACGTCAATTGTTCGTGCCATTCCTTTCATCATTTTGTTGGCTATTTTGAAAGGTTTTACCTATGCTATCGTTGGAACCAACCTAGGTCGAACAGCAGCGCTAATTCCGCTATCAGCAGCGACATTTGCCTTCTATGCTCGTCAGGTTCAAGTTGTCTTTTCAGAAATGGATAGAGGTGTTATTGAAGCCGCACAAGCTTCAGGAGCTACCCTTTGGGATATTATCAAAATTTACCTTAGCGAATGTTTGCCAGAGCTTATCCGTGTCTCAACAGTAACGCTCATCTCACTTATCGGTGAAACAGCTATGGCGGGTGCGATTGGAGCAGGTGGTCTTGGTTATATTGCCATTTACTACGGTTATAACCGCTCAGCAACAGATGTCACTATCGTTGCAACAATCTGTATCCTTATCCTAGTCTTTATTATCCAATTTATCGGAGACTTCCTCACTAAAAAACTAAGTCATAAATAG
- the metN gene encoding Methionine ABC transporter ATP-binding protein: protein MRKPIINLEHIAITFYQKKREIEAVKDVSITIDKGEIYGIVGYSGAGKSTLVRTINLLQTPTSGKITIGDDVIFDNGKVQLKGAALRQKRQKIGMIFQHFNLMAQKTARQNVAFALRHSKLSKEEKDKKVADLLELVGLSDRAENYPAQLSGGQKQRVAIARALANDPEILISDESTSALDPKTTKQILTLLQDLNQKLGLTVVMITHEMQIVKDICHRVAVMQNGHLIEEGSVLEIFSNPKEPLTQEFIKTATGIDEALVKIEKQALVQHLPKDDLLVQLKYAGTSTDEPILNQIYKQFEVTANILYGNIEILDDTPVGEMIVVLSGEADALAAAQTAILEAGIELTVLKRGA from the coding sequence ATGAGAAAACCGATTATTAATTTAGAACATATTGCCATTACGTTTTATCAGAAAAAACGTGAGATAGAAGCGGTAAAAGACGTTTCCATTACGATTGACAAAGGTGAAATTTATGGAATCGTTGGTTATTCTGGAGCAGGAAAATCAACCTTAGTTCGTACGATTAACTTATTACAGACACCAACTTCTGGAAAAATTACGATTGGTGATGATGTGATATTTGACAATGGTAAAGTGCAGTTAAAAGGTGCAGCTTTACGTCAAAAACGTCAAAAAATTGGGATGATTTTCCAACATTTTAATTTAATGGCACAAAAAACAGCGCGCCAAAATGTGGCTTTTGCGCTTCGTCATTCAAAATTATCAAAAGAAGAAAAAGACAAAAAAGTCGCTGATTTACTTGAATTAGTAGGCTTGTCAGATCGTGCTGAAAATTATCCTGCTCAATTATCAGGTGGGCAAAAGCAACGTGTTGCGATTGCACGTGCTCTTGCCAATGACCCAGAAATCTTGATTTCTGATGAATCAACATCTGCCCTCGATCCTAAAACAACAAAACAAATTTTGACTTTATTGCAAGATTTGAATCAAAAACTTGGTTTGACTGTGGTTATGATTACGCACGAAATGCAAATTGTCAAAGACATCTGTCACCGTGTTGCTGTTATGCAAAATGGGCACTTGATTGAAGAAGGTTCTGTATTGGAGATTTTCTCAAATCCAAAAGAACCATTGACGCAAGAATTTATCAAAACAGCTACTGGTATTGATGAAGCCTTGGTTAAAATTGAAAAACAAGCTCTTGTGCAACATTTGCCAAAAGACGATTTGCTTGTTCAATTGAAATACGCAGGAACATCAACAGACGAGCCTATTTTAAATCAGATTTACAAACAATTTGAAGTAACAGCGAATATCCTTTATGGAAATATTGAAATTCTAGACGATACACCAGTTGGTGAAATGATTGTTGTCCTATCTGGTGAAGCCGATGCGCTTGCTGCTGCCCAAACAGCTATTCTTGAAGCTGGAATTGAATTAACTGTATTGAAACGAGGTGCCTAA
- the dapE gene encoding Acetylornithine deacetylase/Succinyl-diaminopimelate desuccinylase and related deacylases yields MVVSDNNQLQKFENDDVAQYYFEILRQLIAKKSIFAQQIGLAEVANYLGDIFTEAGAEVTIDDTCTAPFVLARFKSNRPDAQTIIFYNHYDTVPADDDQPWSSNPFELTVRDGYMYGRGVDDDKGHITARLTAVQKYRREFGDFPVNIIFIMEGSEESASVGLETYLEKYADELRGADLLVWEQGISNAKGQIEISGGTKGIVTFDMIVDSAKVDIHSKFGAVIESASWYLLNAIASLRDETGRILVDGIYDQVIEPSERELSLILEHANLDADNLKTLYGLNLPMLTRDKEKLVRTLFFEPAITIEGISTGYQGQGVKTILPAKAQTKMEVRLVPGLEPKDVLQKIEQHLQQHGFEQVELVYTLGEKAYRSDMSAPTILNVIEIAKTFSPNGVSVLPTTAGTGPMHQFFEVLEVPIASFGIGNPDSRDHAGDENVNLADYYTHIEMIEELIKSYEKTDY; encoded by the coding sequence ATGGTAGTAAGTGATAATAATCAGTTGCAGAAGTTTGAAAATGATGACGTTGCTCAATATTATTTTGAGATTTTACGTCAGTTAATTGCTAAAAAATCGATTTTTGCACAGCAGATTGGGTTAGCAGAAGTAGCAAATTATCTAGGCGATATTTTTACTGAAGCTGGTGCTGAGGTAACGATTGACGATACTTGTACGGCGCCGTTTGTTTTGGCGCGTTTTAAGAGCAATAGACCTGATGCTCAGACGATTATTTTTTACAACCATTATGACACTGTGCCAGCTGATGATGACCAGCCTTGGTCGTCAAATCCTTTTGAATTAACCGTCCGTGATGGCTACATGTATGGACGTGGTGTTGATGATGATAAAGGGCATATCACAGCACGCTTGACAGCCGTTCAGAAGTATCGCCGTGAGTTTGGAGATTTTCCAGTTAACATTATATTTATTATGGAAGGTTCGGAAGAATCAGCTTCTGTGGGTCTTGAAACCTATCTTGAAAAATACGCTGATGAGCTCCGTGGTGCGGATTTATTGGTGTGGGAGCAAGGTATTTCAAATGCCAAAGGTCAGATTGAAATTTCTGGTGGAACAAAAGGTATTGTCACCTTTGATATGATTGTTGATTCTGCTAAGGTTGATATTCATTCGAAATTTGGTGCGGTCATTGAGTCAGCATCATGGTATTTGCTTAATGCAATTGCTAGCCTTCGTGATGAAACTGGTCGCATTTTGGTTGACGGAATTTATGACCAAGTCATTGAGCCAAGTGAGCGTGAGTTGTCACTTATCCTAGAGCATGCCAATCTTGATGCCGATAACCTAAAAACACTATATGGTTTGAATTTGCCAATGTTGACAAGGGATAAGGAAAAGTTAGTTCGAACGCTTTTCTTTGAACCAGCTATCACGATTGAAGGAATTTCAACAGGATATCAAGGTCAAGGTGTCAAAACGATTCTACCAGCTAAAGCTCAGACTAAAATGGAAGTTCGTTTGGTTCCTGGGCTTGAGCCAAAAGATGTTCTTCAGAAGATTGAACAACATTTGCAACAACATGGCTTTGAACAGGTAGAGTTGGTTTACACATTGGGCGAAAAGGCTTATCGTAGTGATATGTCTGCCCCGACTATTCTCAATGTGATTGAGATTGCAAAGACATTTTCACCAAATGGTGTTTCAGTTTTGCCGACGACTGCTGGTACTGGACCAATGCACCAATTCTTTGAAGTATTAGAAGTTCCGATTGCTTCTTTTGGTATTGGCAATCCAGACAGCCGTGACCATGCTGGAGATGAAAATGTTAATTTGGCGGATTATTACACCCACATTGAAATGATTGAGGAGTTGATTAAGAGTTATGAGAAAACCGATTATTAA
- the metQ gene encoding Methionine ABC transporter substrate-binding protein produces the protein MIKTKENMSMKLKKLFGLASVAFASTVLLAACGGSSSSSSSDDTTLKVGIMTLDDATEPLWDKVKELAEDKGVKIELVEFTDYNQPNEALQNGEIDVNAFQHKYFLKNWNSENDGTLVEVADTLLSPIRLFSGTDSDGDAKYTDVSDIPDKGTISIPNDASNESRALYLLQSAGLIELDVSGDELATIKNISSNPKNLDIKEVDAAQTASTLTSVDAAVINNSYAQSADVDYDTTLYKEAVDENSNQWINVIAAQKGWKKSDKADAIKTLVSVYQTDEVGKIIKEASGGADIPAWDGATTSSSSSDDD, from the coding sequence ATGATTAAAACGAAAGAGAACATGTCTATGAAATTGAAAAAATTATTTGGATTAGCTAGCGTAGCTTTTGCGTCAACCGTCTTGTTGGCAGCATGTGGAGGTTCTTCAAGTTCATCATCTTCTGATGACACAACACTTAAAGTTGGTATCATGACTTTGGATGATGCAACAGAACCACTTTGGGACAAAGTTAAAGAATTGGCAGAAGACAAAGGCGTTAAGATTGAACTTGTTGAATTTACAGACTACAATCAACCAAACGAAGCTCTTCAAAATGGCGAAATTGATGTCAATGCTTTCCAACACAAATATTTCTTGAAAAACTGGAATTCTGAAAATGATGGAACTTTGGTAGAAGTTGCTGATACGCTTCTTAGCCCAATTCGTCTCTTCTCAGGAACTGACAGCGACGGCGATGCAAAATACACTGACGTTAGTGATATTCCAGATAAAGGAACTATTTCAATTCCTAATGACGCTTCAAATGAAAGCCGTGCCCTCTACCTTCTTCAATCTGCAGGTTTGATTGAATTAGACGTTTCTGGTGATGAATTGGCTACAATTAAAAACATTTCATCAAATCCGAAAAACTTAGATATTAAAGAAGTTGATGCTGCTCAAACTGCTTCTACATTGACATCAGTTGATGCTGCAGTTATTAACAACTCTTATGCTCAATCTGCTGATGTTGACTATGACACAACACTTTACAAAGAAGCTGTTGATGAAAACTCAAATCAATGGATTAACGTTATTGCAGCCCAAAAAGGTTGGAAAAAATCAGATAAAGCTGATGCTATCAAGACTTTAGTTTCTGTTTACCAAACAGACGAAGTCGGAAAAATCATCAAAGAAGCTTCAGGCGGTGCTGATATTCCTGCATGGGATGGCGCAACAACATCTTCATCATCTTCTGATGACGATTAA
- the tcyK gene encoding Cysteine ABC transporter, substrate-binding protein, with translation MTLMKKILGVTGVALASTTFLAACSSSSSSSSSSSGKEEVVFATVGTTAPFSYEKDGELTGYDIEVAKAVFKDSDKYEVTFKKTEWSSIFTGLDSGKYQMGGNNISYTEERSAKYLFSYPIGSTPSVLVVPNNSDITSYDDIGGHSTQVVQGTTTAAQLEKYNEENADNTVDINYTNENITQILTNLNDGKYDFKIFDAPTVNSVIKNQSLDNLKTIDLESEEQPYIYFIFGQDQEDLQKFVNKRLKELQENGTLTELSEKYLGGDYTPSADDLKVPTSD, from the coding sequence ATGACATTAATGAAAAAAATTCTTGGTGTAACAGGTGTTGCACTAGCCTCTACAACCTTTTTAGCAGCTTGTTCATCAAGCTCATCTTCATCATCTAGTTCTTCAGGAAAGGAAGAAGTTGTCTTTGCAACAGTTGGAACAACGGCTCCATTTTCATATGAAAAAGACGGTGAATTGACAGGTTATGATATTGAAGTCGCAAAAGCAGTCTTTAAAGATTCAGATAAATACGAAGTAACATTCAAAAAAACAGAATGGTCTTCAATCTTTACTGGGCTTGATTCAGGAAAATATCAAATGGGTGGTAATAACATCAGCTATACTGAAGAACGTTCAGCAAAATACCTTTTCTCATATCCTATCGGTTCAACACCGTCAGTACTTGTCGTGCCAAATAACAGCGATATAACATCTTACGATGATATCGGTGGTCATTCAACACAAGTTGTTCAAGGAACGACAACCGCTGCTCAATTGGAAAAATACAATGAAGAAAATGCAGACAATACTGTTGACATCAATTATACAAATGAAAATATCACTCAAATCTTGACAAATCTAAATGATGGCAAATATGATTTCAAGATTTTTGATGCCCCAACTGTTAATTCTGTCATTAAGAATCAAAGTTTGGATAATTTGAAAACCATTGATTTGGAATCAGAAGAGCAACCATACATCTATTTCATCTTTGGACAAGACCAAGAAGATTTACAAAAATTTGTTAATAAACGTTTGAAAGAATTGCAAGAAAATGGTACATTGACAGAACTTTCTGAAAAATACCTTGGTGGAGATTACACGCCTTCTGCTGATGATTTGAAAGTTCCAACATCAGATTAA
- a CDS encoding Aminoacylase/N-acyl-L-amino acid amidohydrolase/hippurate hydrolase, whose protein sequence is MTAELYKKLAKIRRDIHQHPEVSEREFNTTEFLKNHISNLGIRIVETHLKTGFIAEIGQGEPIIALRADIDALPIREANTFDYASKNGAMHACGHDFHQTSLLGAAELLKAKEADIKGTIRLIFQPAEEVATGADAVIEAGGIEGVSAIIGYHNNPHLKPGQIGLRSKAIMAAVEKFKVTVTGVSGHAARPDFGIDTILTITTIVNNLQAIISRTVSPFDAAVLSVTHIDAGTTWNVLPDSGYFEGTIRSFTPENRQHLRERFTKIVKNTAEQFGAQVTIEWGKTPTVTYNDETLTPLIFEYSKQFAEVLEVAPLTGGEDFATYQEHIPGVFALIGSNGDDNAADLHHDTFTVKDEALPTAVNYYVQNAQYLLDYYRSKND, encoded by the coding sequence ATGACAGCAGAACTTTATAAAAAATTAGCCAAAATTCGTCGTGATATTCATCAACATCCAGAAGTGTCTGAACGTGAATTTAATACGACAGAGTTCCTGAAAAATCATATTTCAAATCTTGGAATTCGTATTGTTGAAACACATTTAAAGACGGGATTTATTGCTGAAATCGGACAAGGTGAGCCAATTATTGCGCTACGAGCTGATATTGATGCTCTGCCGATTCGAGAAGCCAATACGTTTGATTATGCGAGTAAAAACGGTGCAATGCATGCGTGTGGACACGATTTTCACCAAACGAGCTTACTGGGAGCAGCCGAATTATTAAAGGCAAAAGAAGCCGACATCAAGGGAACCATTCGATTGATTTTCCAGCCAGCTGAAGAAGTGGCGACTGGTGCTGATGCGGTGATTGAAGCAGGTGGTATCGAAGGAGTGTCTGCAATTATCGGCTATCATAATAACCCTCATCTTAAACCAGGGCAAATTGGCTTGCGCTCTAAAGCGATTATGGCTGCGGTTGAAAAATTTAAGGTTACGGTAACTGGTGTTAGCGGTCATGCTGCGCGTCCAGATTTTGGCATTGATACGATTTTGACTATTACGACCATTGTAAATAATTTGCAGGCGATTATCAGCCGAACGGTTTCGCCATTTGATGCGGCGGTGCTATCGGTGACACATATTGATGCTGGAACGACATGGAATGTTTTGCCGGACTCAGGTTATTTTGAAGGAACGATTCGATCATTTACGCCAGAAAATCGTCAGCATTTGCGCGAGCGATTTACCAAAATTGTGAAAAATACAGCCGAGCAATTTGGCGCACAAGTCACTATCGAGTGGGGAAAAACACCAACAGTGACTTATAACGACGAGACGTTGACACCGCTTATTTTTGAGTATTCAAAACAGTTTGCGGAAGTTTTAGAAGTTGCTCCATTAACAGGAGGAGAAGACTTTGCGACCTATCAAGAACATATTCCAGGCGTTTTTGCCTTGATTGGCAGCAACGGTGATGACAATGCAGCAGATTTGCACCATGATACCTTTACCGTAAAAGATGAAGCCCTACCAACAGCTGTTAATTATTATGTACAAAATGCTCAGTATCTACTAGACTATTACCGTTCTAAAAATGATTAG